One Kitasatospora sp. MAP12-44 DNA segment encodes these proteins:
- a CDS encoding polysaccharide deacetylase family protein — protein sequence MPGAGRALLAGAGAAAAVEVLQLAPAAGRLGVVRRSVCRGLAGYGSPTHVALTFDDGPDPRSTPYFLAALDELDVRATFFLLGSMLDRAPGLGRELVERGHEVAVHGWYHRQPWWPHPARDRAELRRTAEAVTAYCGARPRWYRPPYGVLTSGLLGAARRSGLRPVLWTGWGRDWTARASAASVYETLRPELRGGATLLLHDSDCTSARGAWRSALGALPFAVEHCRERGLEVGPLRDHGLTF from the coding sequence ATGCCCGGCGCGGGCCGGGCCCTGCTCGCCGGGGCCGGCGCCGCCGCCGCGGTGGAGGTGCTCCAGCTGGCCCCCGCCGCCGGCCGGCTCGGGGTGGTCCGGCGCAGCGTCTGCCGGGGGCTCGCCGGGTACGGCAGCCCGACGCATGTGGCGCTCACCTTCGACGACGGGCCCGATCCGCGGAGCACGCCGTACTTCCTGGCGGCGCTGGACGAACTGGACGTGCGGGCCACGTTCTTCCTGCTCGGCAGCATGCTCGACCGGGCCCCCGGTCTCGGGCGCGAGCTGGTCGAGCGCGGCCACGAGGTCGCCGTGCACGGCTGGTACCACCGACAGCCGTGGTGGCCGCACCCCGCCCGCGACCGCGCCGAACTCCGTCGCACCGCCGAGGCCGTCACCGCGTACTGCGGGGCCCGGCCGCGCTGGTACCGCCCCCCGTACGGCGTACTGACCAGCGGGCTGCTCGGGGCCGCCCGGCGATCGGGGCTGCGGCCGGTGCTGTGGACGGGCTGGGGCCGGGACTGGACGGCCCGCGCCTCGGCGGCCTCGGTGTACGAGACGCTCCGCCCCGAACTGCGGGGCGGGGCCACGCTGCTGCTGCACGACTCGGACTGCACGTCGGCGCGGGGTGCGTGGCGCTCGGCGCTCGGCGCACTGCCCTTCGCGGTGGAGCACTGCCGGGAGCGCGGCCTGGAGGTCGGCCCGCTCCGCGACCACGGCCTGACTTTCTGA